DNA from Candidatus Methylomirabilota bacterium:
CCTTTTCTTTCACACGTGCAGCATCCGAACAGGTGTCCGGATCCAGATTATCAAGCATATCCCGCTCGGGGCAGGGATGGGCGGGGGGAGCAGTGACGCCGCCACCACGCTCTGGGGGCTCAATCAGCTTTTCCGAACAGACCTCACCGCAGAGGGACTCTACCGGCTGGGCGCTCAATTAGGATCGGACGTCCCCTTTTTTTTCGGCGGACCCACGGCGTGGGCATCTGGTCGGGGTGAGGAACTCTATGCCCTTCCTCCCTTTCCTGTCTCCTGGTTGCTGATCGTTTTTCCCGGTTTTCCGGTCTCCACTACGTGGGCGTATACCAATTTGGAATTGACAGGCGGCGATAGAAGCATTAGGGTAAGAACCGCGGCGGAGGATGGCAACTATGAATCCCTTCTCACGTCGTCCTGGAATCGTTTCGAAGAGATTGTGTTCCGCCGCTACCCTGTTGTCAGGCAGCTGAAAGAGTACCTGGAGGCCTGTGGTGCCCGGCCGGCCCTCATGACCGGTACTGGCTCGGCAGTCTTTGGTCGGGCTCGAACGCGAGAGGATGCGGAGGGATGGGCGGGCCGACTCAGGGAGAAGGGGTGCGCGGTTTTTGTGGTTCGGACCCTCTCTCGCCCCCCGTTGGGTCCCGGAGGGTTTGGGGAGACGGGACCAGGAGGATCCTCCTGCTGAAGCAGGTGAGGGGATGAGCTTCTCGCACGGTTCGAAGCTCATCCCCCAGTTTTTTTGTGAGTGGCACCTCTGTTCGGGTGCAGGATGCGGGGTCGGCTAATGGTAGGCCGCCAGACTTTGGATCTGGCTGTCCAGGTTCGAATCCTGGCCCCGCAGCCATGCAGGTGAAGTAGAGGGAGAACATCGTGACCCGAATGATCCTCTTTTCCGGGAATGCTAATCGGAAATTGGCACAGGAAATTTGTGAGTATCTCGGGACCCCCCTCGGTCTGGCCGAGGTTACTCAATTCTCGGATGGAGAGACCTTTGTGCAGATCTCTGAAAATGTGCGGGGGGCCGATGTCTTTGTAATCCAACCCACCTGTCCTCCCGTCGATCACCACCTGATGGAGCTTCTGATCATGATGGATGCCCTGCGCCGTGCCTCTGCGGCTCGAATCACCGCGGTGATTCCCTATTACGGCTATAGCAGGCAAGATCGGAAGGTTCAACCAAGGGTCCCTATTTCGTCTAAGCTCGTGGCAGACCTTATTTCGGTCTCCGGAGCCAATCGCGTGCTCACCATGGATCTGCACGCCGGGCAAATCCAGGGATTTTTCAATATCCCGGTGGATCACCTGTTTGCCACCCCCGTCCTGCTCCAGCACTTCCAGGAGATGGATTGGGATGATGGAGTGGTGGTGGCCCCGGATTCCGGCGGAGTGGAACGGGCGAGGGCGTTTGCCAAGCGGTTGGACACCTCGTTGGCCTTTATCGACAAGCGGCGCGAGGGTCCAAACGATGCCAAAGTCATGCACATCGTGGGGGATGTCAAAGATCGAAATGTCATCATCGTAGATGACATGATCGACACCGCGGGAACCATCGTGCAGGCGGTGACGGCCCTTCGCGAACAAGGGGCCCAGCGGATTTACGCCAGCTGTACCCACCCAGTCCTGTCGGGCTCAGCCATTGAGCGGATCGAGAGTTCGACCCTCGAAGAGGTCGTAGTCACGAATACGATTTCCCTGGATGAGCGGCGTTCCTCGAAGAAACTGACCATCCTTTCGGTAGCCTCCTTGCTGGGAGAGGCTATCGACCGGATCCATCGGGAAACCTCGGTCAGCTCGCTCTTCGTCTAAGTTCATCATTCGTGGCCGGATTGCGACTGCTATACACCCTGAACTATTCACCATGAACGCGTAGGGGGTTGTGAATGGAGTTTGTGGATCTGAGGGTCGAGCGCCGGACTGGGACAGGAAAGGGCGTAGCACGGGAGCTTCGCCGACGGGGTCAGATCCCCGCCATTCTTTACGGGGAGGGCGAGCCGATCCCCTTGACGGCAGATCCGAAGGTTCTTCTTCGAGTGCTCGGGACGGAAGCGGGTGAAAACGTTATCCTCAACCTTACTATTGTCGACGGGAAGGATTTCACCCGAAAGGCTATGGTAAAGGAGGTGCAGGTCGACCCGGTGACGGGAAAGCCACTGCACGCGGACTTTCTGGCGATCTCTATGGAACGGCCGATTGAGGTCGAGGTGCCCGTGGAGGTGGCGGGCGTGCCGGAAGGAGTGAAGGAGAAAGGCGGAATACTGGATCAGATCCTCCGGGAGATCAGGGTGCGGTGCCTGCCGGTGGCCATCCCCGATAGGATCGGGCTGGACGTTTCCTCCCTGGACATCGGAGATGTCCTCCATGTCAGCGATCTTCCCATTCCCGAGGGGGTGGAGTTATTGACCGACCGGGAACAGGCGGTGGTGATGGTGGCCGCCCCCGCGGTAGAGGAGGTCGCCGCTCCGGTGGGGGAGGAGGCTGCCGCTGTCCCCGCCGGCGAGGAGGAACCGTCGGAAGAACCTGCTGCCGAGGCGGAAAGAGCCGCCAAGCCGGGCACCAAGGCGAAGGAGTGAGGGGAGCCATTGTGGCTCATCGCGGGTCTGGGGAACCCGGGATCCGAATACGCCAAAAGCCGCCACAACGTGGGCTTCTTGGTCGTGGAGGAGCTCGCGCGTCGGTGGAGCCAGCGGTTCCGCCGCCGCCGCTGGGAGTGTCTGTACGCTGAGGGGACCCTGGCAGGGGAGCGGATCATCCTCATCAAGCCTCTCTCCTTCATGAATCAGAGCGGCAGGCCGATCAAGGCCTGGCTGGAAAAGAGGTCAATCCTCCCGGGAAGGCTCATGATAATTCACGACGATCTCGATCTCACCTTTGGGCGAATAAGGGTCGTGGCCAGGAGGGGACACGGTGGGCACCAGGGGGTCCTTTCTATTCAAGAGGCGATCGAGACCTTTGCCTTTCCGCGGGTGCGAGTCGGCATCGGCCGACCGGACAAGGGGGACGAGGTGGAATTCGTCCTGGCCCCTTTTGACGAGGCCGAAGCTCGCTGCCTCCCCGAGGTCTTGGGCCGTGCAGCCGACGCGGTGGAGGAAATCGTTGTCCACGGTGTAGTATCGGCCATGAATCGGTTTAATGTCCGGTCCGCCCTGCCGGACCATCACCCGAGGAGGTGAGAGAGTGCCAGAATACGAGATCATTGTCATTTACGAGGCGGGACTATCCGAGGAGGCTGTCGAAGCGCAGGTGGAGTCGGTCAAGGGATTCCTCGCCCGGGAGGGGGCGGAGCTTCTTGAGGTTCAAAAGTGGGGGAAGCGACGCCTGGCCTGGGAGATCAAGAAGAAGCGGGAGGGGTTCTACATCTTCTTCCGGGTCAAGGGCAAGCCCTCGCTGCCACAGGCGTTGGACCGACAACTCAGGTTTGTGGAGGTCGTCCTGCGCTGGGTCCCAGTGAGGGTCAAGTCGGCAGCTCGCTCGCGCGAGGAGAAGGCAACCACGGCAGCAGCACCCACTGAAGCGGGAGGAGAGGGGTCGTAAATTATGGCCAATTTCAACAAGGTCATCCTGCTGGGGAATCTCACCCGGGATCCGGAACTCAGATATACCCCGAGTGGTGCACAGGTCTGCAATTTTGATCTGGCTGTAAATCGCAGTTATACGACCCAGGCGGGGGAACGTCGGGATGAGGTCTGCTTCATCACCGTCGTCGCCTGGGGGAAGCAGGCCGAGACCTGTGCGGAATTTTTAAGTAAAGGAAGAGCCGCCTTAGTCGAGGGGCGCCTCTCCCAACGGTCCTGGGAGACTCCCGAGGGGCAGAAACGGTCGAAGCACGAGGTCGTGGCGGAGCGGGTCCAGTTCATTGGGGGTCGCAAAGGTGCTGAGGAAGAGACCCCCTCGGTGCCGGGAGAGGAGGAACCACCCTTTTAGGTCGGGCCCTGAATCCCCCACGGGGCCGAACGGGAGAGATACCAATGGCGGATTTCAAGCGACGGAAGAGCTATAGTCGAAAAAAAGTCTGCAAATTCTGTGTGGACAAGGTGGAGCAGGTAGACTACAAGGATGTCCGGCGCCTTCGAAGCTTTGTGACGGACCGGGGGAAAATCGTCCCCCGTCGGATATCCGGTACCTGTCCCCCACACCAGCGGCAGCTCGGAATGGCCATCAAACGGGCTCGGAACATCGCGCTGCTGCCCTTCGTCGCCGACGTCAGCTAGTGGAGATCTCATGAAGGTGATTCTGATTCAAGAGGTCCCCCATCTTGGCCGAGTTGGCGATCAAGTGGATGTGGCCAGAGGCTATGCCCGAAACTTTCTTATCCCGCAAAGACTGGCGGTGGAGGCGACTCCCTCGAACCTCCGATCCCTGGAACAGCTCAAGGCACACGCCAGACAGCGGGAGGAGCGTCTGAAGGAGGAGGCAGAATCCACCGCTGGGCGACTCCGGGACCTGACCCTGACCCTTGTCCGACCAGCTGGGGAACAGGATCGTCTTTTCGGATCCGTCACAAAGAGCGACGTCGCCGAGGCGTTAGCAGCCAAGGGAATCGATCTTGACCGGAGAAAGATTACGCTGGAGGGTCCGATCAAGGCCTTAGGGACCCACGCCGTGCCTATCCATCTGTACCGGGACATCGTTGCCGAGATCCAGGTTGAGGTCGTGAGGGAGTAGCGGGAAGGACCGAGATGCGCGTCCCGTCCACGGTCGTCGAGAAGATCCCACCTCAGGCCCCAGAAGCGGAAGTCGCGGTTCTGGGAGCCATTCTGATAGAACACGAGGCCTTCATGAAGGCCCTCGAGGTTCTCCGCGGTCAGTACTTTTACCGCGGGGCTCACCAAAAGATTTTCGCTGCCTGTCAGGACCTGTTCCAGCGGAACGAACCCGTTGACCTGGTCACGCTCGGGAATGAGCTGAGCCGGAAGAACGCGCTGGAAGAGGTGGGAGGGGCGAGCTATCTCGTCTCCCTCGTAGAGTCCGTCCCGACTGCCGCAAACGTGGCATACCATGCCCGGATCGTCCGGGACAAGGCCCTGCTCCGCGAGCTCATCGCGGCTGGCAGTGAGATTGTTGGAGAAAGCTTCGCGGACCAGGAGGAGGTGGACGAAGTCCTGGATCGGGCGGAACGCCGAATCTTTGAGATATCCCAAGACCGGGTGAGCCGTGCCTTCCTCCCAATTCGGGCCGTCCTCAAAGGAACCTTTGAGGCGATCGAGCGGCTCTACGACCGGAAGGCGCAGGTAACCGGGGTTCCGACCGGGTTCGCTGGCTTCGACACGCTCACCTCGGGGCTCCAGCCCGCCGATCTGATCGTCGTGGCCGGTCGCCCCTCGATGGGGAAGACCAGCTTTGCCTTGAATATCGCGCAACACGTGGCAGTGGAAGAGAGAATCCCGGTCGCGTTGTTCTCCTTGGAGATGTCCAAAGAACAGGTGGTGCAACGGCTGCTCTGTGCTGACGCCAGAGTGGATTCTCATCGACTTCGTACCGGGTATCTCAGGGACAGTGACTGGCCGAGGCTCACCACCGCTGCCGGCCGCCTCTCAGAGGCCCCCATCTTCATCGATGACAGCGCCGGCATCTCCGTCCTCGAGATGCGGGCGAAGACGCGCCGCCTTAAGGCAGAGCAGGGTGGTCTTGGCCTTGCCATCGTTGACTACCTCCAGCTGATCCGCGGCCGAGGGCGGATTGAGAACCGAGTCCAGGAAGTCTCGGAGATCACCCGGTCCCTGAAAGCCATGGCCAAGGAGCTCGAGCTTCCCGTGATGGCCTTGTCACAGCTCTCCCGTGCGGTGGAGCGACGGGAAGAGCGCAGGCCACAGCTCTCGGACCTCAGGGAGTCGGGCTCCATCGAGCAGGATGCCGACGTGGTGGTGTTCATCTACCGGCCCGGGGTCTACAAGCGGGGTGGTGAGGCTGGCTTGGGCGGGGGGGACGAACAGGAGGATGTGACAGCCGAGGTGATCATTGGCAAGCAGCGGAATGGACCCACCGGGACCGTGAAGCTGGCATTCCTCCGCGAGTATACCCGGTTTGAGCCCCTGGATCCCCGGCGGGAGTTCGCGTAGTCCTCCACATTTCCTTCCTCATTTTTCCTTCTCCAGATGCTGCAGGAGGTTTGGTGGCGAAGGCCAAAACCTACTTCGAATGTCAGCAGTGCGGATATCAGACCCCCCGATGGTTGGGCCGGTGCCCGGAGTGCGGGAGATGGGGCACTCTCGTGGAGGAGCGTCCCGTGGGAGACGGGCCGCGGGCGGGAGGAGTCCGCCATGCGTCCAGCACTCCGCTTCCGATCACCGAGGTGCAAGGTCCCGCGCTCAGTCGAATCCCCACTGGATTTGCGGAGGTGGACCGAACCTTGGGGGGCGGGGTGATCCCGGGCTCGGTGATTCTCGTCGGCGGCGACCCCGGCATCGGCAAGTCCACCCTCCTGCTTCAAGTCGCGGCCCGCATAGCGAGTCAGGGCCGCAAAGCCCTCTACGTCTCGGGGGAAGAGTCGACCGAGCAGATCCGGGTCCGAGCGGAGCGGATCGGTGCCATGGCCTCCCAGCTCTATCTCGCCGCCGAGACGGGCCTCGAAGCGATCCTCGATCACGGGGAACGGATCCGGCCGGACTTCTTGGTGGTGGATTCCATTCAGACGACCTGTTCCGCGGCGCTCGAGTCACCGCCGGGCAGCATCAGTCAGGTGCGCGAGATCGCAACCGGCCTCCTCACCTTGAGCAAGGAGCGGGGGATCAGTACGTGTCTTATCGGTCACGTCACCAAGGAGGGATCCTTCGCCGGCCCCAAGGCTTTGGAGCACATCGTCGACACGGTGATTTATTTTGAAGGCGAGCGGCAATACACCTATCGGATTCTTCGGGTTACCAAGAACCGCTTCGGCTCCACCAACGAAATCGGAGTGTTCGAGATGACCGAGGCCGGACTCACGGAGGTTGGCAATCCTTCCCGGGCCTTTCTGGCCGAACGATCCCAAGGAGTGATCGGCTCCGTGGTCGTGGCGACCATGGGGGGAACACGCCCGCTTCTGGTGGACATCCAAGCCCTGGTCGCCCCAACCCATGCCAGCGTTCCGCGGCGGGTGGTGACGGGCGCCGATCTTCACCGGGTGGCAATTCTGTTGGCAGTCCTGGAAAAGCGGCTAGGGATGCCACTCTCCACCTGTGATGTGTTCGTCAATGTCGCCGGAGGGGTGCGGATCACCGAGCCGGCTGCAGACCTGGGTATCGTGGCGGCCGTGGCCAGTAGCTTCCGAAACATTCCTCTAGATGCTCACATGGTCTGCTTCGGTGAGGTCGGACTGACCGGAGAGATTCGGGCTGTCCGGCACGCGGCAAAGAGACTCCATGAGGCCCGGCAGCTCGGGTTTACCCGATGCCTTGTCCCCGAAACGAACGATGGTCGACAGGGGGAGGGAGGAGAGATAGAGGTCATTGGCTTAGGTACGGTGGACACCATGATGACCGTTCTCTTCCCGTGAATAGCAAAGAAAATTTTGACTGATTGATGGATTTTTGGTATCGTAGCCACAGAGGAGATCACGATGCGGGAAATGTTCTCTGTCGGGAAGAAGGTCGTGTATCCCACGCACGGGGTCGCCCTGATTGAGGCCATCGACGAAAAGGAAGTCTCGGGCTGTAGGCAGTCTTTTTATATATTACGAATGTTGGGTAACGATACCACCATCATGATCCCGACCCATAATGCGAAGCGGGTCGGCCTCCGAGAGGTGATCGGTCGTTCGGAGATCCCACAGGTCATGGAAATTCTCCGACGGAAGGATATCGAGATCTGCCCCAACTGGAATCGACGTTTTAAGGATAACTTGGAGCGGATCAAGTCCGGATCCCTCTACGAGATGGCATTAGTTTTCCGAAAGCTGGTCGTTCTCCAGAAGGAGCGGCATCTTTCCTTCGGCGAGAAGAAGATGCTCGAGAACGTCCGCCGGCTCATCGTCAGCGAGATCGCCCACGCCGCGGGGATAGACCATGGAGAGGCGGACGGGATGGTCGAGAAAACCATCGCGACGGCGTGAGGTCGGGTGAGGGGGTGGTAGCTTCGCGGGAGGTGAATAGTGATATCAGCACAAGTTGTCAGGGGACTCTTCGTGGTCCTCTGCGGCCTTGTCGGCTTGGCGGCGGGATCGGTTTTCAAGTCCGAGAACCCGTATCTGCTCTTCGGTCTCGGCGGCGGGGTGGCCGCGGGCGTGGGCGCACTCCTCGTAGAGTGGGTCCTGAGACGAGTCCAGATCAAAGCCCTCATCAGCGGTATTATTGGTCTCTTTATCGGACTCTTTCTCGCCCGGTGGCTCCTCGACACTCTGGCGGTCCTCTTGGACCCCTTGGCCCAGCCGGTCCGGAGCTTCCTCGAGTTGCTCTTCATGGTTGCCGTAGGCTACGTCGCTGCTGCAGTGGCAGTGGAGAAGGGAGGGGGACTCGGCATCCATGACCTGCTCCGTGCGGTGAAAGAGCAGCCTCGTTTCGAACGAAACAAGATCCTGGACACCTCGGTCATCATCGACGGCCGGATCGCCGACATCTGCGAGACGGGCTTCATGGAGGGGACGCTTATCATCCCTCAGTTTGTCCTCCGTGAGCTCCAGCACATCGCGGACTCTTCGGACCCGATCAAGCGGAATCGGGGACGGCGAGGATTAGACATCCTGCAAAAAATCCAGAAGAATACCGATGTTCAGGTAAGGATCCACGACATGGACTTCCCGGACATCCGGGAGGTCGATGGCAAGTTGGTGGCTATGGCCAAAGCCCTCACGGCGAAGGTCGTAACCAACGATTTCAATTTGAATAAGGTAGCCGAACTCCATGGAGTGCCGGTGCTGAATATCAATGAACTGACGAATGCCCTCCGACCAGTGGTCCTTCCCGGCGAGGAGATCCGCATCTACGTGCTCAAGGAGGGGAAGGAGTACAACCAAGGGGTGGCATATCTGGATGATGGAACCATGGTCGTCA
Protein-coding regions in this window:
- a CDS encoding PIN domain-containing protein, whose product is MISAQVVRGLFVVLCGLVGLAAGSVFKSENPYLLFGLGGGVAAGVGALLVEWVLRRVQIKALISGIIGLFIGLFLARWLLDTLAVLLDPLAQPVRSFLELLFMVAVGYVAAAVAVEKGGGLGIHDLLRAVKEQPRFERNKILDTSVIIDGRIADICETGFMEGTLIIPQFVLRELQHIADSSDPIKRNRGRRGLDILQKIQKNTDVQVRIHDMDFPDIREVDGKLVAMAKALTAKVVTNDFNLNKVAELHGVPVLNINELTNALRPVVLPGEEIRIYVLKEGKEYNQGVAYLDDGTMVVIDNGRRHIGQTIDVCVTSVLQTTAGRMIFSRLKEEAEAA
- the ispE gene encoding 4-(cytidine 5'-diphospho)-2-C-methyl-D-erythritol kinase, which codes for MALTLWAPAKVNLFLEVLGRRPDGYHEVRTILQHVDLCDEIRIVEGGQGILVESRGLPSPEGEENLAYRAADLFFHTCSIRTGVRIQIIKHIPLGAGMGGGSSDAATTLWGLNQLFRTDLTAEGLYRLGAQLGSDVPFFFGGPTAWASGRGEELYALPPFPVSWLLIVFPGFPVSTTWAYTNLELTGGDRSIRVRTAAEDGNYESLLTSSWNRFEEIVFRRYPVVRQLKEYLEACGARPALMTGTGSAVFGRARTREDAEGWAGRLREKGCAVFVVRTLSRPPLGPGGFGETGPGGSSC
- the rpsR gene encoding 30S ribosomal protein S18 translates to MADFKRRKSYSRKKVCKFCVDKVEQVDYKDVRRLRSFVTDRGKIVPRRISGTCPPHQRQLGMAIKRARNIALLPFVADVS
- a CDS encoding CarD family transcriptional regulator — its product is MREMFSVGKKVVYPTHGVALIEAIDEKEVSGCRQSFYILRMLGNDTTIMIPTHNAKRVGLREVIGRSEIPQVMEILRRKDIEICPNWNRRFKDNLERIKSGSLYEMALVFRKLVVLQKERHLSFGEKKMLENVRRLIVSEIAHAAGIDHGEADGMVEKTIATA
- the dnaB gene encoding replicative DNA helicase — translated: MRVPSTVVEKIPPQAPEAEVAVLGAILIEHEAFMKALEVLRGQYFYRGAHQKIFAACQDLFQRNEPVDLVTLGNELSRKNALEEVGGASYLVSLVESVPTAANVAYHARIVRDKALLRELIAAGSEIVGESFADQEEVDEVLDRAERRIFEISQDRVSRAFLPIRAVLKGTFEAIERLYDRKAQVTGVPTGFAGFDTLTSGLQPADLIVVAGRPSMGKTSFALNIAQHVAVEERIPVALFSLEMSKEQVVQRLLCADARVDSHRLRTGYLRDSDWPRLTTAAGRLSEAPIFIDDSAGISVLEMRAKTRRLKAEQGGLGLAIVDYLQLIRGRGRIENRVQEVSEITRSLKAMAKELELPVMALSQLSRAVERREERRPQLSDLRESGSIEQDADVVVFIYRPGVYKRGGEAGLGGGDEQEDVTAEVIIGKQRNGPTGTVKLAFLREYTRFEPLDPRREFA
- the rpsF gene encoding 30S ribosomal protein S6; this translates as MPEYEIIVIYEAGLSEEAVEAQVESVKGFLAREGAELLEVQKWGKRRLAWEIKKKREGFYIFFRVKGKPSLPQALDRQLRFVEVVLRWVPVRVKSAARSREEKATTAAAPTEAGGEGS
- the rplI gene encoding 50S ribosomal protein L9, yielding MKVILIQEVPHLGRVGDQVDVARGYARNFLIPQRLAVEATPSNLRSLEQLKAHARQREERLKEEAESTAGRLRDLTLTLVRPAGEQDRLFGSVTKSDVAEALAAKGIDLDRRKITLEGPIKALGTHAVPIHLYRDIVAEIQVEVVRE
- the pth gene encoding aminoacyl-tRNA hydrolase, producing MWLIAGLGNPGSEYAKSRHNVGFLVVEELARRWSQRFRRRRWECLYAEGTLAGERIILIKPLSFMNQSGRPIKAWLEKRSILPGRLMIIHDDLDLTFGRIRVVARRGHGGHQGVLSIQEAIETFAFPRVRVGIGRPDKGDEVEFVLAPFDEAEARCLPEVLGRAADAVEEIVVHGVVSAMNRFNVRSALPDHHPRR
- a CDS encoding 50S ribosomal protein L25 → MEFVDLRVERRTGTGKGVARELRRRGQIPAILYGEGEPIPLTADPKVLLRVLGTEAGENVILNLTIVDGKDFTRKAMVKEVQVDPVTGKPLHADFLAISMERPIEVEVPVEVAGVPEGVKEKGGILDQILREIRVRCLPVAIPDRIGLDVSSLDIGDVLHVSDLPIPEGVELLTDREQAVVMVAAPAVEEVAAPVGEEAAAVPAGEEEPSEEPAAEAERAAKPGTKAKE
- a CDS encoding single-stranded DNA-binding protein, whose amino-acid sequence is MANFNKVILLGNLTRDPELRYTPSGAQVCNFDLAVNRSYTTQAGERRDEVCFITVVAWGKQAETCAEFLSKGRAALVEGRLSQRSWETPEGQKRSKHEVVAERVQFIGGRKGAEEETPSVPGEEEPPF
- a CDS encoding ribose-phosphate pyrophosphokinase, which codes for MVTRMILFSGNANRKLAQEICEYLGTPLGLAEVTQFSDGETFVQISENVRGADVFVIQPTCPPVDHHLMELLIMMDALRRASAARITAVIPYYGYSRQDRKVQPRVPISSKLVADLISVSGANRVLTMDLHAGQIQGFFNIPVDHLFATPVLLQHFQEMDWDDGVVVAPDSGGVERARAFAKRLDTSLAFIDKRREGPNDAKVMHIVGDVKDRNVIIVDDMIDTAGTIVQAVTALREQGAQRIYASCTHPVLSGSAIERIESSTLEEVVVTNTISLDERRSSKKLTILSVASLLGEAIDRIHRETSVSSLFV
- the radA gene encoding DNA repair protein RadA, encoding MAKAKTYFECQQCGYQTPRWLGRCPECGRWGTLVEERPVGDGPRAGGVRHASSTPLPITEVQGPALSRIPTGFAEVDRTLGGGVIPGSVILVGGDPGIGKSTLLLQVAARIASQGRKALYVSGEESTEQIRVRAERIGAMASQLYLAAETGLEAILDHGERIRPDFLVVDSIQTTCSAALESPPGSISQVREIATGLLTLSKERGISTCLIGHVTKEGSFAGPKALEHIVDTVIYFEGERQYTYRILRVTKNRFGSTNEIGVFEMTEAGLTEVGNPSRAFLAERSQGVIGSVVVATMGGTRPLLVDIQALVAPTHASVPRRVVTGADLHRVAILLAVLEKRLGMPLSTCDVFVNVAGGVRITEPAADLGIVAAVASSFRNIPLDAHMVCFGEVGLTGEIRAVRHAAKRLHEARQLGFTRCLVPETNDGRQGEGGEIEVIGLGTVDTMMTVLFP